The following nucleotide sequence is from Lacinutrix sp. Hel_I_90.
AGAATCGCAAATGGCGACACCACCTACGTGGCAAGATTAAAACGCGGTACATTTTTGGCTCCAGCCTATTTATTTGATAAATCTAATATTCCTGTAGTTGCCGAAAGACTTACACAAGGTAATGCAACAATAAATGGTCTGGTATGGCAAAACATGAGAGAAATTGCATTTGATTGCACAGCAGGATTAAAAAACATTAAAGTTCCTGTGCTCATCATTCAGGGCAAACAAGATATCATTGATAGAGAAACTGCAGAAGTAGCAAAAAGTGCACTTCAAAATTCAAACTTAGTCATTCTTGACAAGTGCGGCCATTATGGATGGTTAGATCAACCTGATCTTTATTTTGAAAATATTAATACCTATTTAGAGAAATTAAAAAGTTGAGTAAAATAGTCCGAAAAGGGTTATAAATAAAAAGAATAAGTGTTAGCCATAAAAATAGCCACTAAAATAAGTGGCTATGCGTATTAAGCCTTTTTTAATGGCTTTAAAATGATATTAATTTAGGCTTCTACCTCAGAAACTTTATCCAGTGCCTTACCTATAAGTGTTTCTCCACTTATAATTTCGAAGGTTTTTCTATTGGCTGTGTCATCATTTAAACTTCTTACTAAAGTTTGTGCGACGTCTGCCCTACTTATTTCACCTTCCGTGTTTAATTTTATTTCTAACGCAATCTTATCTGTTGCCTTCTCATTATTTAGGGCCCCAGGTCTCACGATAGTATAATTTAAACCGCTGTCTTTTAAATAGGCATCTGCGTTCTGTTTTGCTTTTAAATAGTCGACTAATTGCTCTGCAGCTTCAGGATTATCTGCTCCCATAGAACTTAACATGACAAACTTTTTAACACCAGCTTCCTTAGCAGAATGAATCACGCGTTTGGCTCCATTTTGATCTACTTCTATTACGTTTTTACCGCCTGAACCTGCTGCAAAAATGACTTTGTCAATCCTATTTGTTTCAAAGACATGAG
It contains:
- a CDS encoding SDR family oxidoreductase — its product is MENILVAGANGTTGKQIITLLIQSQYFNPIAMVRDEAQFKSFENQKVDVVMADLEKDVSHVFETNRIDKVIFAAGSGGKNVIEVDQNGAKRVIHSAKEAGVKKFVMLSSMGADNPEAAEQLVDYLKAKQNADAYLKDSGLNYTIVRPGALNNEKATDKIALEIKLNTEGEISRADVAQTLVRSLNDDTANRKTFEIISGETLIGKALDKVSEVEA